Part of the Labrus bergylta chromosome 19, fLabBer1.1, whole genome shotgun sequence genome, TTCCCGTGCTGCTCCTTCAGGTGGCGCCGTAGAGCTGGCTTGTGGGCGAAGCGGGCGTGGCAGTACGCGCAGCGGTGCGGCCGCTCGCCGCTGTGGAGGTTCATGTGGTCGATCAGTGTGGATTTCTGGGTGAACGTCTTGTAGCACAGGGGGCACTGGTGGGTTTTGCCGCCGCCCCTGTGCACGGCCATGTGTCGGGTGAGGTTGGCGGCGTGGTGGAAGTGTTTGCCGCAGCAGGGGCAGGCGTACAGCAGGTGGGTGGAGCGCGAGTGGAGAGCCAGGGAGTGAGGGGAGGGGAACGTCATGCCGCAGTGCTCGCAGATCACAGGCCCGGACACACTTGAAGTGGATCCCACCACCGCCACAGACTCGTCCCCTCCCTCGTTTGTGCCTACAGTCGTTAACACTGAACCCCCCTCCCCAGCACCACAGTTAGACTCTTCCAGGGCATACTGGCTCAAACTGTTGGCACACATTGCTGACAGCTTCTCTCCTTGATTATCACCGATTCCGAAGTCTAACTGTGGGAGTTCAACTGATACATAACCTTCTTTTTTAAGCCCGTCCAGGCTGTAGTCCAGCCCTAAACTACCCCCCATCCCTGCAGCTGCCAGATACCACAACTCCTGGTGCTGATCCAGACCAGGAGCCCTTTTCTCCAGTGATGacatccacctcctcctcttaaAACCCCGCCCCCTGCTTTTCCCTCTTCCCCGGCCAATAGAAGGGTCTGGCAGCCTGCGCTTAAAAGCACGGAGCCCCTCGACTGAAAGCCCCCCGATACCGACATCATCTTCTGTTGGAGTCGAGTCAAattctcctccctcccctccgaTCAAGACGCCGTCCGTCTCTGGGTAACACACATCCTGAGCTCCATCAGAGGgagctcctctctcctcttctctgtctctgttcagCTGCTCCTCTTCAGAGATGTACACTCTGAACACATCGTAGTCCTCCTGTCtcgcctcttcctcctcgtctgaTCCACTAACCTGGAACAGAAATGGAAACTGATCAGATCAGGTCTatgaaatatctttaaaaaaagagtgaaaaattgGCAG contains:
- the LOC110002456 gene encoding zinc finger and BTB domain-containing protein 12, producing the protein MELLCFRLPSHGDTTLKHMNSLRSRQQFCDVTIVTGNNQTFRGHKVVLAACSPFLRDQFLLNPSSKLQVSMLYSSTVMCDLLQSCYTGILQFNPEEIVNYLTAASYLQMEHIVERCRGALKKYVQLKNPHPPKMTSEESLSQPVIVSGSVHSFPPASPPTSRPSPVEPHSPVLRSGEEKNVSTQGGSQSHNNSPMLDEPCIKVSGSDEEEEARQEDYDVFRVYISEEEQLNRDREEERGAPSDGAQDVCYPETDGVLIGGEGGEFDSTPTEDDVGIGGLSVEGLRAFKRRLPDPSIGRGRGKSRGRGFKRRRWMSSLEKRAPGLDQHQELWYLAAAGMGGSLGLDYSLDGLKKEGYVSVELPQLDFGIGDNQGEKLSAMCANSLSQYALEESNCGAGEGGSVLTTVGTNEGGDESVAVVGSTSSVSGPVICEHCGMTFPSPHSLALHSRSTHLLYACPCCGKHFHHAANLTRHMAVHRGGGKTHQCPLCYKTFTQKSTLIDHMNLHSGERPHRCAYCHARFAHKPALRRHLKEQHGKNTGQNSLHEQEERERARGVSGAVREEEQECLVTRQVP